Part of the Desulfonispora thiosulfatigenes DSM 11270 genome is shown below.
TACTGCAGCAAATTCGAGTTCTTGAAGTTTTCTTAATAACTCTTTGCGTCCCATTTTCTTCATTACACTTTCCTCCTATCAAAATTTTAAAGTCCATAAAGGTCAGAAAAAATTGTTCCTTTTCTTAAACCCTCACTTGGTGAAAACAAGTTTACATATGGTTGGTTAACAATATAGGCTCTGGCTAATCTTAAATTTGCAGGTAGATAGTTATTCAAATTAATCACTCCTTTGTTTTTGTCTTAATAATATCTTATGGATAAGAGATAAAAATGTGTGATTAAACATAAAAAATGAATAATATTTAATTTATAATGCTTAAAATACTTAAACACAAAAAAAAATTACCTATTTAGGTAATTTTCATGCACGTTTCTTATTTTCTTTAAAGATATTTGCTAAATCTAAAATCGAATCTAAAAATAAATCTGGATTATATTGACTTAACTTATCTAAAGGGTGCTCACTATATTTCATAACTGCAGTTTTAACGCCTGCATTTTTTCCACACAGGATATCAAAGGATGTATCTCCTACCATCAGAGCCTCTTCTGGATTTAAATTAAGGTTATCTAAAGCTTTAAAAATAGGGTCTGGATTAGGTTTGTGCTTAGTGGTATCATTTGCACCAATAAAAGTATCAAAGTAAGGTGAAATATCAAATAAATCAAGACCTCTTTGCGCAACTGTATTAATTTTTGAAGTAACAACTCCTAAAAGATAACCTTGATCTTTTAATTCATGTAATCCTTGTTTTACACCAGGAAAAATAGTTGTGAGATAATCATGATATTCATGATTATATTTTCGATAAGTAGTTAATAAAGTATCTACTTTGTCCTCAGAGTATCTTGCAAATGTATCGACAAGTGGTTCACCAAAATAAGGGACGAGTTCTGCTCGTGTTAAATCCATATTTAAAATTTTTTTAAAAGTGTATTGAAAAGATTTAATAACTAAATCATTTGTATATAATAAGGTTCCATCTAAATCAAAAAGAATACCTTTAATCATTTAATCACCTCTAGCTTATTTATAGTTATTATAACATTAAGATTTTAATTGTAAAATCTATTGCATAATTAAAGTTTTTGGGATATAATTACCCAGAACTTAAAATAGTTCCTTTAAATCGGTCCCGTGAGACTGGTAAGGTATAGGTAGTATACATATTGAATTGTTGTATCTACTTATCTTTAATGATAATACTAGCCGGGGTTTACCCGGCTTTTTTATAACTAAATATCAGATATCCTTTAAATACGGTACCGTGATACTGGCAAGGATGAAGTCATTAGCTTTAGCTAATGGGCTTTTTACTAACATCTATTATGCCAGGTCATTGACCTGGCATTTATTTTTAGAGAAAAAACATATACTATATAAATACAATTTCTTAGGGGGTAGGGCAGTGGGAATAAGTAAAAAGGATTTAATTTCCTTAGATGACTTGACTGTTGAAGAAATAGAAGAAATTTTAAATAATGCAAAATCAATGAAAGAAATAATTAATCGTGATATTAAAAAAGTACCTACTTTAAGAGGACGAGCAGTTATTAATTTGTTTTATGAAAATAGTACAAGAACCCGTACTTCTTTTGAAATTGCAGGGAAATATATGGGGGCTGATGTAATCAATGTAAATGTAGCAACTAGTAGCGTAGCTAAAGGGGAATCTTTAAAAGATACAGCGCAAACTATTGATAGAATGGGTGCAGATGTAATAGTCATGCGTCATCCGGCTAGTGGAGCTCATCATTTATTAGCTAAAAATGTAAATGCTAGAGTTATAAATGCAGGAGATGGTACTCATCAACATCCTACACAAGCGTTATTAGATTTATTCACTATGGTAGATTATAAAAAAATTTAAAAGGAAAAAAGGTAGCAATAATAGGAGATATTCTTCATAGTAGGGTAGCTCGTTCAAATGCTTGGATCTTAAACAAATTAGGAGCAGAAGTATATTTTTGCGGTCCACCTACATTAATACCTCCAGGAGCGGAAAATTTGGGAGCAAAGGTAACTTACAATATGGAGGAAGCTGTAAAAGATGCTGATGTAGTGATGATGTTAAGAATACAGCTTGAAAGACAAAAGAAAGGCTTATTCCCATCAGCTAGAGAATATTCAAAGTTTTACGGACTAAATAGCAAAAAGTTAGCTCTTGCTAAAAAAGATGCTTTGGTTCTTCATCCTGGTCCATTAAATAGAGGATTAGAAATGACAGCAGAAGTAGCAGATAGTAGCCAAGCTGTTATTACAGAGCAAGTTACAAATGGCGTAGCTATTAGAATGGCACTACTTTACAGTATGGGAGGGGGAAAGGTTAATGCTACTAATTAAAAATGGTTTAGTAATCGACCCAAGTCAAAATATTAATGAAACCCTTGATATATTAATCGAAAATAAAAAGATACTTAAAATAGAAAAAAATATCAAAGCTAATAAAGACATGGAAGTAATAAATGCAAACGGAATGATTGTGGCACCAGGGTTTATTGACCTCCACGTTCATTTAAGGGAGCCAGGGAAAGAATATAAGGAAACAATATTAACAGGATGTCAGGCTGCAGCTAAGGGTGGATTTACAGGTATTGCTTGTATGCCTAATACAAGTCCGGTAATAGATAATGAGTCAGTGGTTGAACTAATAAAAGCACGTGCAAATAAATATAATTTAGTAGATGTTTATCCTATTGCCTCGATAACAAAAGGACAAGAAGGAAAAGAACTAACTGAGTACGGAATTTTAAAAGAAACTGGAGCAATAGCATTTTCAGATGATGGAGTCGGAGTTAGTAGTTCAGGAGTTATGCGCAGAGCTTTAGATTATGCAAAAGCATTTGATGCCTTAATTATGTGTCATTGTGAAGATGAAAGTCTAGCTGGTGATGGGGTAATGCATGAAGGAGTAATGAGCACAAAGCTTGGCCTTGCGGGAATTCCAAGTATAGCTGAAGAAATTATGTTAGAAAGAGATATAGCATTAGCCGAATTTACTAAAGGTAAAATTCATATATGTCATGTTAGCACTGCAAAGGGTGTAGAAATTATTAGAAATGCCAAAAATAGAGGGGTAAGGGTTACAGCAGAAGTAACTCCTCATCATATTTCTCTAACTGATGAAGCAGTTAAAGATTATGATCCAAATACAAAGGTAAATCCACCTCTTAGAACTAAAGAAGATATTGATGCCTTAATAGAAGGATTAATTGATGGAACAATAGATTGTATTGCAACAGATCATGCTCCCCATTCTATAGAAGAAAAAGAAGTGGAATATGATTATGCTCCTTTTGGAATGGTAGGTTTAGAAACAGCTGTACCAATAGCATTTGAAAAATTAGTTAAAACAAATAAGTTAGATTATTTACAAATAGTAAAAGTTTTAAGTACAAGTCCTGCTAAAATATTAGGTCTTGATAAAGGAAGTTTAAGAGAAGGAACAGAAGCTGATATAACAATAATTGATCCAAATCTTACTCAAAAGGTAGATGTAAATAAATTCTACACTTTAGGCAAAAATACTCCTTTTAATAACCTGGAACTAACAGGATGGCCTGTTTATACGATTAAAGACGGTAACATTATTATGAATCAAGGGGTGGTTGTCGAATGAGTAAAGGATATATAGTACTACAAGATGGCAAGGTTTTTACTGGAACAGGATTTGGTGCAACGGGCAAAAGTATAGGAGAAATAGTTTTTAATACTAGTATGATGGGGTATCAAGAATCATTAACTGATCCTGCTAGTGCTGGTAAAATAATAAACTTTACCTATCCTTTAATAGGAAATTATGGAGTTAATTTTGGAGATTGGGAAAGTAGTAGAATATTTGCTCACGGTGTAGTTGTTAAAGAAGCTGCAGAAATTCCGAGTAACTGGAGATCAGAACAAAGTTTACCCGAGCTTTTAAAAGAACACAATATTGTGGGAGTTGAAGGCGTTGACACTAGAGCAATTACAAAATATATTAGATCATTTGGTTCAATGAGAGCAATTGTTGCAAATGACGGGACAAGTGTCGAAGAATTAAAAGAAATCGTAAAATCAAATCAGTTAACTCCTGGTCAAGAAAATATTAAAGACACTACCACTAAGAGTTCCTATTCATTACCAGGTGGAGTAGTAAGACTTGTGGTTATGGACTTTGGTATTAAAAGTAATGTACTGAGAATTTTACAAAAAAATAATTGTACAATAAACTTGGTTTCAGCTGATACAAGTGGCTCTGAAATTTTAAAATCTAAGCCACAAGGAGTTATTTTATCTAATGGACCAGAAAATAATCTAAATGAAGAATCAATAATTAATGAACTAAAAATAATAATTGAAGCAGGAGTACCGATTTTTGGAATAGGTGTAGGACATCAGTTACTAGCAAAGGCACTAGGAGCAACAACATATAAATTAAAATTTGGACACTGTGGTAGTGGACCAGTAAAAGAAGTAATAACTAATAAAGTCTATATGACTTCTCAAAATAATGGTTTTGTAGTTGATGCTAATAGTTTAAGTGAAGACATTGAAGTTACATATCTGAACTTAAATGACAATACAGTGGCAGGAATTAGGCATAAAAAACTACCTATTATGAGTGTTCAATTTCATCCTGAAGCATCCCCAGGCCCAAAAGATACAGAATTTATATTCCAGGATTTCCTAAGTGATTTAGAAAAAGGAGGAAACTAATATGCCAAAACGTACAGATATAAAGAAGGTATTAGTTATCGGATCTGGCCCTATTGTTATTGGACAGGCAGCTGAGTTTGACTATGCGGGTACTCAGGCGTGCAGAACTTTAAAAGAAGAAGGAATTGAAGTTGTCTTAGTAAATAGTAATCCTGCTACAATAATGACCGATGAAAATATTGCTGATAGAATTTATATAGAACCCCTTACAATTGAATTCTTAGAAGAAATTATTTACAACGAAAGACCTCAAGGTTTATTACCAACTTTAGGAGGTCAGGTTGGACTTAATTTAGCTAAGGAATTAGCAGAAAAAGGGATTTTGGAACGAGCTGGAGTAGAGCTTTTAGGTACATCTCTAGAAGCTATTAAAAAAGCTGAAGATAGAGATTTATTTAAAAATATGTTAGCTGAAATAAATGAGCCAGTACCAGAGAGTGATATCGTAAGTACTATTGATGATGCAATTTCCTTAGCAGAAAGAATTGGTTATCCAATTATTGTTCGTCCTGCTTATACTTTAGGTGGATTAGGTGGAGGATTTGCAAATAATATTGATGAGTTAAAGGATATTGTTAGTAGAGGACTTAAATATAGCCCAATCAATCAAGTATTAATTGAAAAAAGTGTTAAGGGTTGGAAGGAAATAGAGTATGAGGTAATTCGTGATGGAAATGATACTTGTATCATTGTTTGTAATATGGAAAATATTGATCCTGTAGGAATTCATACAGGAGATAGTATAGTAGTTGCCCCTACTCAAACTTTATCAGATGTAGAGCATCAAACTTTAAGAAGTGCGTCTTTAAAAATTATTAGAGCTTTAGAAATAAAAGGTGGATGTAATATTCAGTTTGCACTTAATCCAGAAAGCCTTGAATATATAGTTATTGAAGTTAATCCAAGAGTTAGTCGTTCTAGTGCTCTTGCTTCTAAAGCAACAGGTTATCCAATTGCAAAGATAACGGCAAAAATTGCCTTAGGTTATAACTTAGATGAAATTAAAAATAGTGTTACTGGGAAAACTTTAGCATGTTTTGAACCAAGTATTGACTATATTGTAATTAAAATACCACGCTGGCCTTTTGATAAATTTCAACCTGCAAATCGGACTTTAGGATCGCAAATGAAGGCAACCGGTGAAATAATGGCAATTGGTAGGAATTTTGAGTTAGCTCTTCAAAAAGGAATTAGATCTTTAGAGCTTGATGTAATAGGGCTTTTAAATCCACAATTTGCAGATATTGATAAAAAAGAGTTAGAAGAAAGAATAGTTAATGCAGATGATGAAAGACTATTTTTACTTGGGGAAGCTTTCAAAAGAAAATATACTATCCAAGAAATTCATGATTTGACTAAAATAGATTTATTTTTCTTAAGAAAGTTTGAAAAGCTAGTTAATTTTGAATTAAATTTGGCTGCTAAAGAATTAAATGCAGAGAATGTTTTAGAAGCTAAAAAGTTAGGATTTAGTGATAATCAATTAGCTTCTGTATGGAAAGTAGAAGAAGAGGAAATTTTAAAAGTTCGTAAAGATAACAGTATCGAGAGTGTATTTAAAATAGTAGATACTTGTGCTGGTGAATTTGAGGCTGTTACTCCATATTATTACTCAAGTTTTGATGAAGAAGATGAATTTGAATATGTAGATGAAGAAAAAGTAATTGTTTTAGGAAGTGGTCCAATTAGAATAGGTCAAGGTATTGAATTTGACTATTGTTCAGTACATTCAGCTTGGGCTTTAAAGGAAGCAGGAATAAAATCAATTGTAATTAATAATAATCCTGAAACTGTAAGTACAGATTTTGATACCTCAGATAAATTATATTTTGAACCTTTAACCCCAGAAGATGTAATGAATATTATCGATAAAGAAAAACCAGCAGGAGTTATTGTGCAATTTGGAGGACAAACAGCAATCAATTTAGCTCGTCCTTTAGTCTCAAAAGGAGTAAAAATCTTAGGTACATCTGTTGATGATATAGATATGGCTGAAGACCGTGAAAAATTTGATGATATTTTAGAAAAATTAGCGATACCTCGTCCACTTGGAAAAACTGCTAGAACAGTAGAAGAAGCAAAAAATATTGCTGAAACTTTAGGTTTTCCAGTATTAGTTCGTCCGTCTTATGTTTTAGGTGGCAGGGCTATGGAAATTGTATATTCTTTAGAAGAACTTGAAAACTATTTAGCTACAGCTGTAAAAGTATCCTCTAAGCATCCAGTTTTAGTAGATAGATATTTAATAGGTAAAGAAATAGAAGTAGATGCGATCTGTGATGGAGTAGATGTTTTAATACCAGGAATTATGGAACATATAGAAAGAGCAGGAGTTCACTCTGGAGATAGCACGGCTGTATATCCATCTTGGTCTTTAACATCTGAAGAAATGAAGAAACTAGAAGATTATACGAGAAAACTAGCATTAGAATTAAATATTAAAGGGCTTGTAAATATCCAATATGTTGTGCATAAAGAAGAGGTATATGTTATTGAAGTAAATCCACGTTCAAGTAGAACAGTTCCTTATTTAAGTAAAGTAACGGGTATACCAATGGTTACTTTAGCAACAAAGATTATGCTTGGAAAAACTTTACCTGATTTAGGATATAAATATGGACTAGCTTCGAATAGAGATATTGTAGCAGTAAAAGTGCCCGTATTTTCATTTAATAAGTTAGTAGATGTCGAGACATCTTTAGGACCTGAGATGAAGTCAACTGGTGAAGTTTTAGGAATTGATAAAACCTTTACTAAAGCCTTATATAAAGCTTTAATAGCAGCAGGATATGTTATTCCAAGACAAGGAACCCTTTTAGCAACAGTAGCAGATAAAGATAAAGAAGAAGCTTGGGTTCTGTT
Proteins encoded:
- a CDS encoding spore coat associated protein CotJA — its product is MNNYLPANLRLARAYIVNQPYVNLFSPSEGLRKGTIFSDLYGL
- the ppaX gene encoding pyrophosphatase PpaX, which gives rise to MIKGILFDLDGTLLYTNDLVIKSFQYTFKKILNMDLTRAELVPYFGEPLVDTFARYSEDKVDTLLTTYRKYNHEYHDYLTTIFPGVKQGLHELKDQGYLLGVVTSKINTVAQRGLDLFDISPYFDTFIGANDTTKHKPNPDPIFKALDNLNLNPEEALMVGDTSFDILCGKNAGVKTAVMKYSEHPLDKLSQYNPDLFLDSILDLANIFKENKKRA
- a CDS encoding dihydroorotase, coding for MLLIKNGLVIDPSQNINETLDILIENKKILKIEKNIKANKDMEVINANGMIVAPGFIDLHVHLREPGKEYKETILTGCQAAAKGGFTGIACMPNTSPVIDNESVVELIKARANKYNLVDVYPIASITKGQEGKELTEYGILKETGAIAFSDDGVGVSSSGVMRRALDYAKAFDALIMCHCEDESLAGDGVMHEGVMSTKLGLAGIPSIAEEIMLERDIALAEFTKGKIHICHVSTAKGVEIIRNAKNRGVRVTAEVTPHHISLTDEAVKDYDPNTKVNPPLRTKEDIDALIEGLIDGTIDCIATDHAPHSIEEKEVEYDYAPFGMVGLETAVPIAFEKLVKTNKLDYLQIVKVLSTSPAKILGLDKGSLREGTEADITIIDPNLTQKVDVNKFYTLGKNTPFNNLELTGWPVYTIKDGNIIMNQGVVVE
- the carA gene encoding glutamine-hydrolyzing carbamoyl-phosphate synthase small subunit, encoding MSKGYIVLQDGKVFTGTGFGATGKSIGEIVFNTSMMGYQESLTDPASAGKIINFTYPLIGNYGVNFGDWESSRIFAHGVVVKEAAEIPSNWRSEQSLPELLKEHNIVGVEGVDTRAITKYIRSFGSMRAIVANDGTSVEELKEIVKSNQLTPGQENIKDTTTKSSYSLPGGVVRLVVMDFGIKSNVLRILQKNNCTINLVSADTSGSEILKSKPQGVILSNGPENNLNEESIINELKIIIEAGVPIFGIGVGHQLLAKALGATTYKLKFGHCGSGPVKEVITNKVYMTSQNNGFVVDANSLSEDIEVTYLNLNDNTVAGIRHKKLPIMSVQFHPEASPGPKDTEFIFQDFLSDLEKGGN
- the carB gene encoding carbamoyl-phosphate synthase large subunit codes for the protein MPKRTDIKKVLVIGSGPIVIGQAAEFDYAGTQACRTLKEEGIEVVLVNSNPATIMTDENIADRIYIEPLTIEFLEEIIYNERPQGLLPTLGGQVGLNLAKELAEKGILERAGVELLGTSLEAIKKAEDRDLFKNMLAEINEPVPESDIVSTIDDAISLAERIGYPIIVRPAYTLGGLGGGFANNIDELKDIVSRGLKYSPINQVLIEKSVKGWKEIEYEVIRDGNDTCIIVCNMENIDPVGIHTGDSIVVAPTQTLSDVEHQTLRSASLKIIRALEIKGGCNIQFALNPESLEYIVIEVNPRVSRSSALASKATGYPIAKITAKIALGYNLDEIKNSVTGKTLACFEPSIDYIVIKIPRWPFDKFQPANRTLGSQMKATGEIMAIGRNFELALQKGIRSLELDVIGLLNPQFADIDKKELEERIVNADDERLFLLGEAFKRKYTIQEIHDLTKIDLFFLRKFEKLVNFELNLAAKELNAENVLEAKKLGFSDNQLASVWKVEEEEILKVRKDNSIESVFKIVDTCAGEFEAVTPYYYSSFDEEDEFEYVDEEKVIVLGSGPIRIGQGIEFDYCSVHSAWALKEAGIKSIVINNNPETVSTDFDTSDKLYFEPLTPEDVMNIIDKEKPAGVIVQFGGQTAINLARPLVSKGVKILGTSVDDIDMAEDREKFDDILEKLAIPRPLGKTARTVEEAKNIAETLGFPVLVRPSYVLGGRAMEIVYSLEELENYLATAVKVSSKHPVLVDRYLIGKEIEVDAICDGVDVLIPGIMEHIERAGVHSGDSTAVYPSWSLTSEEMKKLEDYTRKLALELNIKGLVNIQYVVHKEEVYVIEVNPRSSRTVPYLSKVTGIPMVTLATKIMLGKTLPDLGYKYGLASNRDIVAVKVPVFSFNKLVDVETSLGPEMKSTGEVLGIDKTFTKALYKALIAAGYVIPRQGTLLATVADKDKEEAWVLLERLSHLGFKIMATAGTAEFLKQKGLDVTVVNKITEGTPHVEDVIKKGQVDLVINTLTKGKTPARDGFRIRRAAVEFNVPCLTSLDLTKAIVEVLESMIRVKALQDYSKKVD